The Marivirga tractuosa DSM 4126 genome contains the following window.
AGAGGTGAAAAAGTTAACCGTGCTTTGAATATTCTTAAGTTTGAATCTAAGCATGGAGCAGCTAGAGTAGAAAAATTATTGCTTTCTGCAATTGCCAACTGGCAACAAGCAAATCCAGAACTAGATCTTGAAGATGCTGATTTATATGTTAAATCTGTACAGGTTGATGGTGGTAGGGTCTTGAAAAGACTTAGACCTGCTCCTCAGGGTAGAGCTCATAGAATTAGAAAAAGATCAAACCACGTAACTTTGATTGTTGACAGTGCTGCGGATAGAGCGGTATTGGCTGAAACTGATAACGCTGAAAATAAATAACAATGGGACAGAAAGTTAATCCAATAGGTTTTCGATTAGGTATCGTTCGCGGTTGGGAATCCAACTGGTACGGAGGAAAAGGTTTATCTTTTTCTGACAAGTTAATAGAAGATCAAAAAATCAGAGAATATATATTAGCTCGTATTCCAAAAGGTGGAATCTCTAAAATTGTTATCGAAAGAACTTTAAAAAGAATCACTTTAACTGTACACACTGCTAGACCAGGAGTTGTGATCGGTAAAGGTGGTAGTGAAGTTGATAAATTGAAAGAGGAGCTTAAGAAGTTGACCAATAAGGATGTTCAAATCAATATATTTGAAATTAAGCGTCCAGAGTTAGATGCCAAATTAATTGGTGAGTCTATCGGTCAGCAGTTAAAAGCTAGAATATCTTACAGAAGAGCAATGAAGCAAGCAATTGCTTCAGCTATGAGAGTAGGAGCGCAAGGTATAAAGATTAAAGTTTCAGGTC
Protein-coding sequences here:
- the rplV gene encoding 50S ribosomal protein L22; amino-acid sequence: MEAIAKLNNVPTSPRKMRMVVDLIRGEKVNRALNILKFESKHGAARVEKLLLSAIANWQQANPELDLEDADLYVKSVQVDGGRVLKRLRPAPQGRAHRIRKRSNHVTLIVDSAADRAVLAETDNAENK
- the rpsC gene encoding 30S ribosomal protein S3 — translated: MGQKVNPIGFRLGIVRGWESNWYGGKGLSFSDKLIEDQKIREYILARIPKGGISKIVIERTLKRITLTVHTARPGVVIGKGGSEVDKLKEELKKLTNKDVQINIFEIKRPELDAKLIGESIGQQLKARISYRRAMKQAIASAMRVGAQGIKIKVSGRLGGAEMARTEMYKEGRIPLHTLRADIDYETTPAHTIYGTIGVKVWVFKGEVFGKRDLSLNVGAGAPGNKGGGPANNRRSERPKRKRK